The following proteins come from a genomic window of Drosophila sulfurigaster albostrigata strain 15112-1811.04 chromosome X, ASM2355843v2, whole genome shotgun sequence:
- the LOC133847958 gene encoding uncharacterized protein LOC133847958, whose translation MEPMQCDESARAAILELFKKRALFVPNVENLSLAQLQQIYDGFAVPQPRRERRERSRHDVLDEKLPVEMENLMQRIKVVYVVGEKRSPSSSSPFHSSEPKRLKRNERKDVGM comes from the exons atggAACCCATGCAATGTGACGAATCGGCGCGTGCCGCAATTTTGGAGTTGTTCAAAAAG CGCGCATTGTTTGTGCCCAATGTGGAGAATTTATCGTTGGCTCAGCTGCAGCAAATTTACGATGGATTTGCGGTGCCGCAGCCACGTCGCGAGCGTCGTGAACGATCACGACATGATGTTCTCGATGAAAAACTGCCGGTGGAAATGGAGAATTTAATGCAACGAATCAAAGTCGTCTATGTGGTGGGAGAAAAGCGTTCTCCTTCATCGTCCTCGCCTTTTCATAGCAGCGAGCCAAAGCGTTTGAAACGCAACGAGAGGAAAGATGTTGGCATGTGA
- the LOC133847957 gene encoding nuclear envelope integral membrane protein, translated as MGQWRRQAELATGLLLFTAALAAAALQPASKPLTDTVYLAEGTSIDITANGFGHNVLRTYCYPGKGHSVFSLFETVEFALSIANDDYTEYGGKTPGEVLEHYKEQRSLFSFTLFSQKRQRIQLSPFEQQCIGVSSRQPYNVSLKHSQLDLWRLLQFGVGILIFWSAARLAKNSVFYYLAGIVLGICASLLVLIAIASKLVPRRPMMYGVLIGGWTIGLFVLKQLADNIRVILLTYREYVMWYLAITGLASFLFCYRIGPPKNPRSQHIISWVLQAIGGALVYFSSWHTSACVVLMVGVFVARYFPDSLLQYGQRLYKRRFPPKRRLLTQEEYYQQTVNETARSLAELRDFVTSPYCKQWKTMCSLRDPMRFASFANGAPHLYDEEIEDYSRTIEESMEGADEEEAEDYLQCNMYYRPSARRNHQRQTLSSPSYYQPARHLPVAARQQLERNAPQRTEPDDDDEEEDGDEDEYN; from the coding sequence ATGGGACAATGGCGACGGCAAGCAGAGCTCGCCACTGGACTGCTACTGTTTACTGCAGCACTTGCAGCGGCAGCGTTGCAGCCGGCATCAAAGCCACTGACCGACACTGTTTACTTGGCCGAAGGAACCTCGATCGACATCACTGCCAATGGATTTGGACACAATGTGCTGCGCACGTATTGTTATCCTGGGAAAGGACACTCAGTCTTCAGCCTTTTTGAGACGGTGGAATTTGCCCTGTCGATTGCCAACGATGATTATACTGAATATGGCGGCAAGACGCCCGGCGAAGTGCTCGAACACTACAAGGAGCAACGTTCGCTGTTCAGCTTTACGCTCTTCTCGCAGAAGCGTCAACGCATTCAACTCTCGCCCTTTGAACAGCAATGCATTGGCGTCTCCTCGCGTCAACCGTATAACGTGAGCCTCAAACATTCCCAACTCGATTTGTGGCGTCTGCTACAATTTGGTGTGGGCATCTTGATCTTCTGGAGCGCTGCTCGTCTGGCCAAGAACAGTGTGTTCTACTACTTGGCTGGCATTGTGTTGGGCATTTGCGCCTCGTTGCTCGTACTGATAGCTATTGCCTCGAAGCTAGTGCCCCGTCGTCCCATGATGTATGGCGTCCTAATTGGCGGCTGGACAATTGGATTGTTTGTGCTCAAGCAGCTGGCGGACAATATACGCGTCATCCTGCTGACGTATCGCGAGTATGTTATGTGGTATTTGGCCATCACGGGACTGGCGTCGTTCCTCTTCTGCTATCGCATTGGTCCACCGAAGAATCCGCGATCCCAGCACATCATCAGCTGGGTGCTCCAGGCCATTGGAGGCGCCTTGGTCTATTTCAGTAGCTGGCACACAAGCGCCTGTGTTGTGCTCATGGTTGGCGTGTTTGTGGCACGCTATTTTCCCGACTCGTTGCTGCAGTATGGTCAGCGATTGTACAAACGTCGTTTTCCGCCCAAACGTCGTCTGCTCACCCAGGAGGAATACTATCAGCAGACGGTGAACGAGACCGCTCGATCGTTGGCCGAGTTGCGTGACTTTGTCACGAGTCCCTATTGCAAGCAGTGGAAGACGATGTGCAGTCTGCGGGATCCGATGAGATTTGCATCGTTTGCGAATGGAGCGCCCCATCTGTATGACGAGGAGATTGAGGATTATTCGCGCACCATTGAGGAGTCCATGGAGGGTGCCGACGAGGAGGAGGCCGAGGATTATCTACAGTGCAACATGTACTATCGTCCATCGGCCAGGCGCAATCATCAACGTCAGACACTGTCGTCGCCAAGCTATTATCAGCCAGCTCGTCATTTGCCAGTCGCGGCGCGTCAGCAGCTGGAGCGTAATGCACCGCAGCGGACAGAGcctgacgatgatgatgaggaggaggatggCGACGAGGATGAATATAATTAA